A window of Apium graveolens cultivar Ventura chromosome 8, ASM990537v1, whole genome shotgun sequence contains these coding sequences:
- the LOC141678249 gene encoding enoyl-CoA delta isomerase 2, peroxisomal-like, producing MCSLEKRGNLFLITLTGDDQHRLNPTVISTLRSHLSQVKSQSTRGSALVTLAEGKFFSNGFDLEWAQKVSNSADEAHAKLKEMVQLFRPVVKELIEMPMPTIAAVTGHAAAAGMLLALSHDHVFMRGDRGVMYMSEVDIGLPLPDYFSVLFRSKVASPAARRNVLLNGMKLKAEDAVAMGIIDSAYDNAEKTVEAAVQLAEKLGKRKWDGVVYGEIRKSLYPELCDIVGLVGKDLATSRL from the exons ATGTGTAGTTTAGAGAAACGTGGAAACCTATTCCTCATAACCCTAACCGGCGACGACCAACACCGTCTAAACCCTACTGTAATCTCCACCCTCCGATCTCATCTCTCTCAAGTCAAGTCTCAATCCACACGCGGCTCAGCTCTCGTCACCTTAGCTGAGGGCAAGTTTTTCTCAAACGGGTTTGATCTAGAGTGGGCTCAGAAGGTCTCTAACTCAGCTGATGAGGCCCATGCAAAGCTTAAAGAAATGGTGCAGCTGTTCAGGCCGGTTGTGAAGGAGTTGATAGAGATGCCTATGCCTACAATAGCTGCTGTAACGGGGCATGCTGCTGCGGCTGGGATGTTGTTGGCGTTGAGCCATGATCATGTTTTTATGAGAGGTGATCGTGGTGTTATGTATATGAGTGAGGTTGATATTGGCTTGCCTCTTCCTGATTATTTTAGTGTTCTTTTCAG GAGCAAGGTGGCATCTCCAGCAGCAAGGAGGAACGTGTTGTTAAACGGAATGAAGTTGAAGGCAGAGGATGCGGTGGCAATGGGTATAATAGACTCAGCATACGACAACGCGGAGAAGACGGTGGAGGCGGCAGTGCAGCTGGCGGAGAAATTGGGGAAGAGGAAATGGGATGGTGTAGTGTATGGCGAGATAAGAAAGTCGTTGTATCCAGAACTATGTGACATTGTGGGATTGGTTGGCAAAGATTTGGCCACATCACGGCTTTGA